CGGGATGTAGTGAGAGCACTGATGAAACcaatattttctgtctctctaatGACTAAGACAGTAAAGTAATGCATTAACGGTACATTATTGTTGCATGCGAATGCCGCCCTGATGCTACAGCATGTGAAGAGCAAACAAAGAGCCAAATTACCTCTCCGCCAGATTTTACTGCTAATGCCAGAGAGGAAATATGCAGAGTCAGCCCAAATTGAGATGCATTAAGCTATTTTAATAGATAATTGAGTTCATTTTCCTTCcatggtgtttgtttttcactgacagATGGGTGCCTTAAGGCAACTGTGGACCTACCAGTTCATCATAAATTACACATGAGTTCTGATGGGCCAGTGATTTCTTCAGGGTGGATCCAGAATCAACTATGCATCACTTCTTGATAGTACACCCACTTCTTTATCTTGACACTCTAACCCTCTATCAGACGTCTGAAATCATCACTGTGCACGTCATATTTCCTGGAAATATGCTGGTAACGTTTAACATAAgcatatgcttttttttttttttaagtatttttgaCTGCCAAAGATTATGCTCTCTGAATAAAGGTAATTTTCTCTCACCTCTGTTAATCTCTATTATTTCTTCTTGGGCAAGAGGACAGTCACCCCCTATGCCTCCAGATCCCATCACTCCACCCAGGACATTTCCCAAGAGCCTTTGCGGTGATGCAGTAGCCATAGCCAGGGCGTCTGGCTTGCAGTAGTTGGGGGACCCTGGTTGGGGGGCTCGTGGGAtatgtttgttcttctttttggGCAGCTTTTGTTTGGCCATGGCCAGGGAGTAGTACATGCCGAAGTTGTTGACAATTACAGGTACAGGCATAGCAATGGTGAGCACACCAGCCAAGGCACACAGCGCACCCACCAGCATTCCTGACCACGTCTCCGGGTACATATCTCCATAGCCCAGAGTTGTCATGGTCACAACGGCCCACCAAAATCCAATAGGAATGTTCTTGAAGTTGGTGTGGGCGCTGGCTGTTGGGTCATCTGGGTCAGCGCCAATTCGTTCAGCATAGTAGATCATAGTGGCAAAGATGAGGACACCAAGGGCCAAGAAGATTATGAGCAGGAGGAATTCATTGGTGCTGGCACGAAGAGTGTGGCCGAGGACACGGAGACCCACAAAGTGGCGGGTCAGCTTGAAGATTCGAAGGATACGGACAAATCGGACAACACGCAGGAACCCCAGAACATCCTTGGCAGCTTTGGAGGAGAGACCGCTCAGGCCAACCTCCAGATAGAAGGGCAGGATAGCGACAAAGTCAATGATGTTGAGGGTGCTTTTGAAGAATTCCAACTTGTCAGGGCAGAAGGTGACTCGCAGCAGGACCTCAATGGTGAACCAAATGACACACACGCCCTCCACGTACGTCAACCAGCTGTCAGTCACCACCTCGTACACAATCTCTTCATGGGTAGTGTTGTCCACCGTGACGATCTCTGTCTTgttgatgatggtgttgaaggccTCGTGCGTCTCCATGCAGAAagtggagatggagatgaggatgaagaatAGGGAGCCAAATGCCACatactggaagaaaaaaagaaaccaacaaacagaaaaaaataggaagaggaacaggaagaagaaaagaggaagaatgagTCAGTTGCAAAACAATAAACTTCAGCAAGGCAAAATGACAGCATGGTGAAGTTACAGAAACAAGACCTTGGTACAATTTGACCCATTGTGACCAAAGTCTAAGGATGATTAGACTCCTTATAAGCCTAAGTTCATTGAGACAAACAAAATTTCCTTGTACAACCCTGATTCCTAAAAGCTGGAACGCTTAGTAAAATCTCAATaaaaatggaatgaaataacttgcagacaaacaaaaaacgtGCAATATCGGACTTGCAAAGTTTTCTTGAGTCTGTGTAGTGATATCCTTTACACAATCGTGTGTTTGACAAAGCGGTGAACTTCAtcccatccttgcttgtgagtCTTTCCAGGATACTcttttcatacccaatcatgatactaGTCCAGGTGTTTTGGggaattctttttttgttgtcccTGCCCCAACtatatttaacaaaaacaataatgtaGATGAGGTAAACCcttaaatatattgtttatgtgctgttttcagtgttcagatGAACAACCTAAAAACATAATACCTCTGGTCATGGCTATCACTGGCATAGAAACATATTATactaaagcaaaaaagaaaaaagaaaaatgggtTGAAAATTAATAGGATGAGTCTACTAACGTATTTGCTGTACTCTGCTATGGagaacatgaaaatataaaaaagttgTAAGGATGAGGTCAATAAATAGCTGATCATCTGTATGTCATAGTCcagtaaaaacactgcaggCCCACagctttctgttctgtgttgtgtCAACACAATGAGTTTGGAGTAACTGacagaagtgaactgcagttttCCAgcaaacatacatttatttacagctACAGAGTATGATTTCAAATCCTGCAACAGAACACTTACATAAGTTATTTTGAAATGCGCATGTTCAATATTCAGGATCAACTTTGATCTACTGAATTGATTAATAAAATTAACGATGTATATAGACTGACTGCACAAATGCCTcttatttttgcaatttttcagGTAGAGTTACCAAACTCAGGTAGCTAATTTCTCAAATATAAATCGCCCTGTTTGTACAAGATGACGTAAACAATTTTGCGTCTTATAACTGAAGTGAATTTGGATTACGTGAAAAATGTTTAGAACTACAAGGCTTAAGCTACCTTTGTTGAATTACTGCTGTTACTGCAatcaaaaacaggaaacacataaTACTGAtgtaaaatacttttattgGCATTTGCCTCTTTGCTCTTCCAAATCCtggaattattatttttgctttatccCCACTCCAAATGTCTTACATTGTCCATCTTTGTGAAGTTACTATCTATATGTACCCACGTTTTTTATTACTCTACTGTAACCTCCGTAATGCGTTCAGTTGTGAATGAATCAATTAGAGTAGCGTGATAAAACCAGTGTGTGCGTGGTTACTGCAcatcttttttcctgttgtggTCCATTCTTACGAGCCCTGCAGTGTATTTATAGATGCAGTATACTTTGTgctttatcaaataaataataaaacacagacatggcctgaagagcaaaagagaaagGTAATTCATACTTGAGTGGAGCCCATATATATAAGAAGCCTGAGTACCCtcagtgtattgtgtgtgtgtgtcacagtgtagTTTCGACATTATGAACTTATATAATATCAACAGCAACGTACTCACAAGAGGCAGCTTTATAACTAAGCAAATGGAGGGAACCAGTTTCAGTTGTTTGTCTTGAAAGGTCTCGCTTCTTACTCCCAGCTTTTTTTTGAATTGGAAGTTGGATGAGAGCCTACACATATTTTCTCTAAAGTGCCTTCATGACAGAAACACGCTAAGCAGAAGAGTTAAGACTCTTAGCCACTGTATGTGTTGAGGAGATTAACTGACAAGAATGTAGCCCAATAAGTGACCTTCCAGGAAAGTCAGCAATGTAGCAAGTCAACATACAATCTGTAGTTTTAAGTTGTTGTGCTGGTAGAAGATATTCCTTAACAGAAGCAGTAGGTGCAGCGGGAAAGACAATTTTGCATCTGGCGTGATGTTTTTTAGGATACAGTGTCATAGTTTAACAATTTAAATTGTCAGGTATGTTCCaggttttctattttctgtcattctcaCAACCCCCCAACCATCCCACCAtccccacacacagacacacacacacacacacacactatctccagccttttttccctctccctctccatctcttctccctacctcttttctcctctgctatGTTTCTCGCTAGTCGGTGTCTGACCTACTTTCTCAGATTGCTGCAGTGCTCTCCCCCTCTGTATcgtgaaaatacacacacacacacacacacatgcattgaGTTTCTCAATCACCCTCCCACCTCTACCCCCCACCCCGTCCCAGGGAAGCAGGATAGCACCAGCGGGACCTGTTCAGGATGCTCCCTCATTGGCTGAGCACCAGAAAACCTTCACATGTACAAATCAGGGCAATGAGGAGAGTTTTGCCCTGAAGTCTTATGCacttatatttttatgttactgttattattCCTTACGATGACATTAATGATTTCAGTGATGCAATAACAGAGATGAACAACACTGGCTGAAAGTAACTCAGCTGAAATGTGTGAGATCTGTCCTCAATGTGAGTTTTCATGCTGCAGTGCTTTTAGACCTGGCAAATGCTTTCATTGCAcatgtccaaacacacacacacacaaacacaacagcatcatATCCTCTATGTAGGCTACACAGGTGGAGacacaggaggtggaggacaggtGGGTGGGAGACCAGACGATGTGGATCCAAGCGTggagaagcagaaagagaaaatttgAAGCAGTTCAGAAGAAAGGACAGAGCATGATAAAAGTGAGAGAAGGTGGGGACCGAATGCCAAAACAGTGAGCGTAATTCAAATGTGAACAGAGGAAAGTATCCTGATCTTTTGCTACGATAAGCTGAGGTGGCTCACTGTTCTGATGATCTTGAAGTGATGTGACTGTGTCATGCAAAGAGGGCttttaaaaaagacaaggaAGAGGACACAAGGCACAAAAGCTACGAGAGTAAGagtgggaagaaaagaaaaatagggACAAACAGAAGACTGAAGGCTAATAGCAAATGACAGGTCATAGTCATGAAAATGACTTCTGTCAGCCAGAAGGACAATGCTTGTTTTTCCTACATATTAGAAAAAGTTTGCTCTAAAATGTTCTAGTCCACAGTacatcaaaatgaatgaatttgtttcCAGATGTTCTATAATATCAAATACGCCCATCTAATGACACAAAACTCTGATGTGATGTCCAAAcgaattttttaaaaatgttgtttgttaaaTCTTTCTGCTGaatagtgaaaataataatctgCCAAAAAAGTTTTGCTTTAGGTGAACTGGCACTTGAAATATTTGATACCATCAAATGTTCATGTTTAACCAAATGTAGCTTCATACAGCTCAACCTTTAGCTGACAAATactttccaaacagagcagatCAGTTTATGTACcatgcacacattcaaaagTCGTTTTTGTTGCAAAAAACTACTCATCTTGGGCCCAAGATATCCCCAGGTAACAAGAAGTAAAGGAAAAGGTGTTGGGCAAAGAATAAGTGTTGATCAGACTTAATCCGGAACTCGTATCTTTccttattcctttttttttccccactcaggCATTCCTGAATTAACATACTCCCACATCAAAACTACATTTTCTAAGCATTCGGTCTTTTCTTGTCTCGCTGGTACAGTTTGAATACAGCAAAGGCACCAGAGGTTTGTGATTCAACTGCAAACCTCTCCTGGTTTGCAGATTCAACCCTCCTCCTCGAAATTAAACTTTGGTGTCGGGTGGGAAATCTTATGCACACAGGAAATAACACGTCTGAATGAGGCTGAGATACAAAACAACGGCGATGGCACACTCACTGATGAACCTGTTCAGTGGGAAAACATACGTGCTGGTCTGTGAAGAAATTAAAACAGAGCATTAACATGCTAAGTGCAGCTTGAACCTATTCTACTGTGCTGTAAAGAATTTAACCATGCCATAGCTAAAAACGGGATACAATATTGCTTCCGATGAAACAACGGCTCATTCATGGTTTCAGTGATTTAATCACGCGGTATTTCACGATGGCAGAGCACAGTGGATTACACTGTAGATCTGAAGATCAAATCAATATTGATCAATCAGTCCCAGCAGGGCCTTTTAAATATGCAGTATCATGTCAAGCAGAgatctgttgtgtgtgagtgaagcaCTGCGCCCCCCCCCCAGGCTTGAACATTCATAAAAAATGCACTTAAAGCTGTTCATCAAACCTGCATGGAGGAACACGTGTCTGCATTCACATGTGTAGGTGTGAGGGCCtggcacaagtgtgtgtgtgtgtgtgtgtgtggacatgacTCACAatgtgagagagacaaacagccTATGGGCacagaaggtgtgtgtgcacactcacTGATGGCAGATAGTGACTGGTAGCTACACGAGGTGATGGAGAGGgatgagcagagagacagagagagagaaagaggtggaggaagatGATAAAAGGAGGAATAGCAATCTGTCACTTCACACTTATTTATCTCCTCGGGCATTCTCTCCCtccattcctctcctctccgcAACATGAcggcatgcatgtgtgtgtgttaacactCCGAATATATGATTCAGAGGCGCACTGTAATGTTGGTGTGTTGCTTAATGCGTTGAATTCACTACAGTAAAGCTACCATGTGTGACACCTGCAGCCCAATGACCTTCAAGGCCCAATAGAGTCTCCCTCGCTCTCTAGACTCTGAAATTAGATTTGGAAAGATCATCAACATAAATTTAAAAGAGCGGGAGTCAGGGAcggggagagaaaaagagagagaagcaaatGAGAAAGAGTCTTTGatagagtgaaagagagagagagagagcagcagtgaaaggACGTTGATGATAGAGAGCGTTGATTGTGTTTCGATGGATGAATGGAGAAGAGAGTGAAGGAATGCAGGGAAGGGAGATGGAAACATGAGTGGAGGAGAGCAGACAATGACGTGAATATCCCCAATCGAGGGGAGAGAGCAGGGCAGCGGACAGTGAGAGTGCAAtaaggagacagagaagaagaaaaggaagaggtGTTGGGAGAGCATGAATGTAAGTGATATAACCAAGGAGAGATTGTCGGAGCTGATATTAGCCCTACAGGCGTTTTTGCATGCATGGCGGTGCGCTGTGCTCTTCCTTAACGGGACCCTAGTGGCGCTGTGTTTACTGCGGCACCATCCAGAAGAGCTTTATCATTACAGTATTACCACAGCCCTGCCTGGCTCtctgtcaccatgacaaccacTGCGTTAGCCTCTGCTTTCAGGCACCAAGGACAGGACCAAGCCAAATACTGCTCCTACAGCTGGCGTAAAAAGGCTGAATGTAGAGGAGCAAGACTCACTCGGTCCGGCTGATTGCTCAGAGAAAGATTAACATTTCTAAGGTCGAGGGTGGGTGACCTTGACAGTGGTGTAAAGAGGAATAAAGGAGTTTGCTTGCTATTAATGatgcttttgttctgtgtgcGCTGATGGTGGTTTGGTTTGATCGGCATTAGTATGACCAACAGTGCACCAGAAAGGCCTAAGGATGTGGAGTCTTTTGCAGAGGGCAAAGCAAATGGGCAACCACTGCTGCAGAGTCAGCAATGATAAGAAGACATTGAAGGATGATCTGAAATCTGCACATGAATGAGgcatgaaaaatgaacatttaagcGATGTGAAATACAGAACGTCCTTCTGAAGGGCAACCCCAGCAATGGTTCAGACCAGGATGGGGTGATTAATCTATTATCTTAGGTGAATAACTGTGGCCATCACTCAAAGACTTCCAAGTAGCCTCTCGGCGTGCAGTGTGAGTATAACCTTGGGTGGTTTACAGGAATAGCCATCATCATCGCAGTTGTCATCATCGTTGTTGTATTCTGAGAAACGCTGCAGAGTAACTGAAGGTTTTGCTACTTTAGgctgaaattacaaaaaaaaaaaaaaaacccctcccAAACCTAACAGTCAAACACTGGaacaagacaaagagaacaactaaaatgtcaaaagagagagagagagttcccTTTAGGGACATGGCGTGTGAAATGGACAAGCGGTAAAACGGAGtggaaaggcagagagagggatgagacagagagggagagagagagagagagagtggtacAGAAAAGATGtctttcaattttttttcagGGTTGCATTTTTTCTACATGTTGAATTATGCATTTCTTTAGTGGCTTTTAGCCGTTTATGACCCTCAACCTCAAGGCTTCCTCATGTGAGTTTAAGTTATGCTGGCACAGTCCATGAAGTGTGTACAAGAATGTTAAGCACAGTTACAGTATTCAGACCATCATTCTGCGTTACACTGACACTGATGTTAATTAATCTATAACCCTTTATTATGATTAATCAGCCAACAACCAACCAATAACAGTCAAAGGGATCACATGACCAACTGTATGTGAAAAGAGTGTGATTGTATTGATGAGCTTACAGAGAATTATCTTGCTCTACTGTTCCCATGAGCATGAAGAagtgttttagcatcttttgGTCCATTTTTCTGTCCAGCAACTTTACTTTATTCGGTATTGTCTATAGCTGCAGAAGtagatgcaaaacaaaattctCATAAACCAGCTGTATGTACCTGCTCGGCACCAAATTACAAACAAAGATGGGCTGGTGAACATAgcagagcatttagcagctaaagaatGGGATATTTCcatcaggagttggtggagacagAGATAAAACTGGAGTAAATATTGATCGTATGTTCAGGTGGACACTAGCACACTTTCAGATGGATGCTAATGGTGCTCATTGTATGTAAACAGACGGTTCAAAGCTAGTAGTCTTGTGTTCACAGTTTGTTCTGTAGGTTTAAATGTCTCCATTATTGAATAAGGCAAAGCAGACAAATCTCCACATTTCA
The Scatophagus argus isolate fScaArg1 chromosome 21, fScaArg1.pri, whole genome shotgun sequence genome window above contains:
- the LOC124052547 gene encoding potassium voltage-gated channel subfamily C member 1-like isoform X2; translation: MLSSVCVSSFKGRKGGNKSSNKACYSADMTCPSESEKIVINCGGVRHETYRSTLKTLPGTRLSWLTEPDAFSNFDYDPKLDEFFFDRHPSVFSFILNYYRTGKLHCPNDVCGPLFEEELAFWGIDETDVEACCWMNYRQHRDAEEALDSFETPEPDAPDDDPALGGADGDLKRLCMQEDARKAGWWKTWQPKIWALFEDPYSSKYARYVAFGSLFFILISISTFCMETHEAFNTIINKTEIVTVDNTTHEEIVYEVVTDSWLTYVEGVCVIWFTIEVLLRVTFCPDKLEFFKSTLNIIDFVAILPFYLEVGLSGLSSKAAKDVLGFLRVVRFVRILRIFKLTRHFVGLRVLGHTLRASTNEFLLLIIFLALGVLIFATMIYYAERIGADPDDPTASAHTNFKNIPIGFWWAVVTMTTLGYGDMYPETWSGMLVGALCALAGVLTIAMPVPVIVNNFGMYYSLAMAKQKLPKKKNKHIPRAPQPGSPNYCKPDALAMATASPQRLLGNVLGGVMGSGGIGGDCPLAQEEIIEINRDSKQNGDAASAALANEDCPTIDQVLSPDERSPIGRGPTRERYQQDRACFLLNTREFRATDGNVRKGCVISRVCMWAFSFLRVIYTVSLSSQCRLSVVFVLSCAA
- the LOC124052547 gene encoding potassium voltage-gated channel subfamily C member 1-like isoform X1, whose product is MLSSVCVSSFKGRKGGNKSSNKACYSADMTCPSESEKIVINCGGVRHETYRSTLKTLPGTRLSWLTEPDAFSNFDYDPKLDEFFFDRHPSVFSFILNYYRTGKLHCPNDVCGPLFEEELAFWGIDETDVEACCWMNYRQHRDAEEALDSFETPEPDAPDDDPALGGADGDLKRLCMQEDARKAGWWKTWQPKIWALFEDPYSSKYARYVAFGSLFFILISISTFCMETHEAFNTIINKTEIVTVDNTTHEEIVYEVVTDSWLTYVEGVCVIWFTIEVLLRVTFCPDKLEFFKSTLNIIDFVAILPFYLEVGLSGLSSKAAKDVLGFLRVVRFVRILRIFKLTRHFVGLRVLGHTLRASTNEFLLLIIFLALGVLIFATMIYYAERIGADPDDPTASAHTNFKNIPIGFWWAVVTMTTLGYGDMYPETWSGMLVGALCALAGVLTIAMPVPVIVNNFGMYYSLAMAKQKLPKKKNKHIPRAPQPGSPNYCKPDALAMATASPQRLLGNVLGGVMGSGGIGGDCPLAQEEIIEINRDSKQNGDAASAALANEDCPTIDQVLSPDERSPIGRGPTRERYQQDRACFLLNTREFRATDGNVRKEAAALAASPDSPLTEDWYKMEGSLLQQDLNANSTSSWIKP
- the LOC124052547 gene encoding potassium voltage-gated channel subfamily C member 1-like isoform X3, producing MLSSVCVSSFKGRKGGNKSSNKACYSADMTCPSESEKIVINCGGVRHETYRSTLKTLPGTRLSWLTEPDAFSNFDYDPKLDEFFFDRHPSVFSFILNYYRTGKLHCPNDVCGPLFEEELAFWGIDETDVEACCWMNYRQHRDAEEALDSFETPEPDAPDDDPALGGADGDLKRLCMQEDARKAGWWKTWQPKIWALFEDPYSSKYARYVAFGSLFFILISISTFCMETHEAFNTIINKTEIVTVDNTTHEEIVYEVVTDSWLTYVEGVCVIWFTIEVLLRVTFCPDKLEFFKSTLNIIDFVAILPFYLEVGLSGLSSKAAKDVLGFLRVVRFVRILRIFKLTRHFVGLRVLGHTLRASTNEFLLLIIFLALGVLIFATMIYYAERIGADPDDPTASAHTNFKNIPIGFWWAVVTMTTLGYGDMYPETWSGMLVGALCALAGVLTIAMPVPVIVNNFGMYYSLAMAKQKLPKKKNKHIPRAPQPGSPNYCKPDALAMATASPQRLLGNVLGGVMGSGGIGGDCPLAQEEIIEINRDSKQNGDAASAALANEDCPTIDQVLSPDERSPIGRGPTRERYQQDRACFLLNTREFRATDGNVRKVLSF